From the Drechmeria coniospora strain ARSEF 6962 chromosome 02, whole genome shotgun sequence genome, the window TTTGTCGTCGGGAGGAGCGGTCAGATGAAAGACGGACAGGGGAGCATGGAGATTGGCGGGAGGAGCAGCTTGATGTAGATGGATGAATagatggacggcgacggcggcagtaCGTGATGCACATGTAATGTAGCAAGGGAACAAGGGCGGGTTGAGTCGGCGTCAACGAGCTGAACGGAACAGAGATGTGCGTATTTCGTATATATACAAAAACGAAGCGCATACGACGCCAGGTATTATTGTCCAAGGGTTGTTGGTCAAGATGGAGGAAAGGAGACGTTCGTTCGAGAGGGCACCTATGCGGCAGGGGCCGGGCGTTCGGGATCCGGTATCAACTCGCGcgcgagcagcagcacctgCTCGTGGATCTCCTTCTTGGCTGCCAGCAGCCCCCTGTTCTCGCTCAGATATCTTCCTGCTCCAAAGTTCATGGGTCGGCCGTCCaagtcggtgacgacgccACCGAGCTCTCGGAAGATGAGTTGGGCACCAACGTGGTCCCATATGCAAGACCTGCTGCGCTCCTTGGAGGGAATGCGGATCAGgacatcgccgccgccgatgatgagGGCGGCGTAGCGGACGTGCGACGACCAAACGTCGGTGCCGGGGAAGGGGGCGCCGAGCCTGGTTGCGAGCTCTCGCATCGTCGCCCGGCTCGAGGCTCGGTTGAGGTCGCAGTCGACGATGTGGGtgtcggccggcgtcgatggAGGCTGGAGCTGTGGCAGCGGACTCGGTTCGAGCCgtgcgtcggccgaggacaggACGGCCATGTGGGCGCCCTGTCCGGCCACAGCGAAGAGcatgatgccgaggccgtcggtgTCGATGCTCGATTCGCGGAtccggccggcggcgtcgagcttgaGGTTCGGGtacgcgacgacggccagcatCTCCTGGCCGTCCTGGACGAGTGCGAGCGAGACGGCGTACTGCTCCCCTTTGAGAAAGGCGGCCGTTCCGTCGACGGGGTCCATGACGAAGTAGCGGCCCTCGgagccgccggtgccgcggCCGCCCAAGTCGATGAGGTCAAGCATCTCCTGGACCGAGTGGacgccaccggcggcggcggagaagagtTCGAAGACGCGGGCCAAGAGGCGGTCGTCGGCGCGCAGCACCGCCgagtcctcctcgccgacgaagccgacgccggggAAAGCGTCGCGGAGGATGCTGATGAGGAGGGCCTGGGCGGCGAAGTCGGCCACCGTCACCGGCGAGGCATCTTCCTTCGACACCTGCGTCACGGTGGAGAGGACGCCCTTGGTGAGCCTGGCGGCGCGCACGACGGCCTCTTGCGCCACTTGAAGCTCGCGGTGCCAGGGCAGGGCCGACATTGTGCAAAGATGGTAAACAAAATGATGCGGGGCCTGTCACCGGCATCGAGAGGTCAATTCTCCGGGTGGCAGGCAGTGCGGTTGATCATGGGCACTGTATGGGGACAGAGACCGAGCCTCAGGCACAGAGAACCTGTGCGtcctgtacaactactccgtacattacTCAGTATacgtacggagaacggagcacAGAATGCACTGTATTATACTTGGCACTACCTACTACCTAAGGACACAGATAACGGAGTCAGTACTGCGcaaatacagagtacatttTGGCAAGTATTTATATGCCTTGACGGCCAACTACACACTGTGCATACCGCGTGACGATCATCGCTACAATTCTCCGTAtaaatagtagtattacCAGTATATACAAAACGTACACTTCTGCAGCCGACCAGGGAGGGGGATCGGAGCCTCCCAAGAGTGGGTGACTTGATCCTTTCATCGCCGGTGAGATATCGTTTTACTGTACGGGGTTGATACGGAATTGATGGCGTCCAGCCTTTGCGTTTCAAGCACCGACGACACAATGCTCGCCACCAACAGCCGACACTCCCAGTCGTCATCCTCCACCGGGGACTCTACCAGCAGCCGTCACTCTCGCAAAGGCAGCCATGGGCCCATGCTGTCGTATGTGTGTTCTGTTGTTTCTTCTGTTGTATGTTCGGCTGCCCAAGTCATATACTGGCCACCGTACACGTCGACCCAGCCGACTCTcctcccaccccccccccctcccgtcCTCAACAGCCTGGCCGGCGAGCGAgtgacggcatcgacatgaTACGTACATGATGGTATCTCTCCAAGGTAGGTCTTGAACTCCAGATCTGCGTTGCCTCCTGAGCCATCTCGGCAGTGCTCTTGGCACCACTCCTCCCCGGCCCATCCTCTCCAGCCCCAAGGTCATCCATAATCGCCCACGTACTCGATAGCAACAAGAGAAGACATGACAAACAGCCCCAGGACGGGACAAAGCAGCACCTCCAtcttcgaggccgccggcctggGTTCTATGCCGCGGCAGGCCGACCATAACCAACTCCTCCAACCAAGTCCTCACCCACTCACCCACTCTCTCTCACTCGCTCACTCTCGCTGTCTCACTCTCACTTGCCCCCTCTCGCTCCCTTTCTCTCTTCATCTCTCCATGCAAATCGGGGTATGTTGCTTCTCGAATTTTACACGCCGTCAACAGGAAAGTGCATCAAACTTCCACCAAACGCCCGCCGATGCAAAAACAATGAATGCCAGCCTTAAAATCATAGTCAAAACAAGGCCATGCACGACGCATCGCCGCTCGAGCCTCGAGCCTCATCGGCTACTGCCCGCACCGTTTGCTCGCCCGGCACCGGAGCCGCCCGTCGCGCTGCGCGAGTGCAGCGTGCTGTACATGTTGCTCAGTCTCTTGCCCGTGACGCTTTTGCTCGTGTCGTCGACAGGCCAGAGCGCGGCCAAAAAGTCCCTGCCGCTTCGTTAGCTACCGTCGCACCCGCGCCTGTCGCCCAGCCTGGGGAGGGGTCATGCCGTACCAGAAATTGTTCCTCAGAGCCTCGTTCGCCGCGGAATGGGAAAACTGCGCGTCCAAAAaacggccgatggcgacaaGCTCCTCGCCGAAAATGCTCGCCCGTTCCTTGCTCGACTTCACATTctccttcgtcgtcgacagaATCTTCTCAAAATTGGCTCGAACGGGCTTCAGCAGAAACCAGATCATCGCGTCGTTGTCCTTGTCTCTctggtccttgtcgtcgccgatgcgCCGGAGCTCGTCCAGTCGTCGGAGCGCATTCGCCCTCCGCTCGGCCTGCGGTCGGCCTTCATGCTCTCGCTCTCGATGGCCGGCACCGTGGCGGTCGTCGCGCCGGCGCTGCTCGTCGCGATGGTGGTCCTCCCGACGGTGGTCTTCGCGACGGTGGTCGtcacggcggccgccatctcgTCGGTAGTCGTCCCGTCGACGGTCGTCCCGCCGGTCGTCGCGACGATGATCCTCCCGGTGCCGGTCACGGTGGcgatcctcgtcgtcgcgatGCCTGCGCTTTTCATGCCTGTCGCGGTCGTCGGCATGCGAACTCAGGCGACGTCCGTCATCCACGCGCCGATGCTTCGGGCTGCGACCGTCATCTTGCACCCCATGCTTGCGCTTGAAATCGGCGCGAGACGCGCCCCGGTCATCACCGTAGCTCCGGCCGTGAGCGGTTTCGCCGTCGCGGTGGTGCTCCCTCTCCCGGTCACGATGCTTCTTGGCTGCTTGGGGaaccggcgacgccgtcgcgctCGCACGATGCCCATTCGCCAGCTGCTGCTTTTTGCTGTTCCGGAGATGGCCGTCCGCCGCCTTGTGCGCCGGCCGGTTGCCAGAATGCTTCGACTGCAGCACCGAAAGGAGGTATTCGGACCGACGGACGAGGTGCACCGCGCCCGGCGCCTTGAGCTTGTCGTTTGCCTTTGTGCGTTCTTCCCGCTTGCCCACTCTGTGCTCTTCCAGAAACAACTTTTCCGACATATCCAGCTCCTGGTCGTCTCGGATCTGAGCCCAGGCGCCAAAACCATGcctgtcgatgccgacgagaagCATCGCGTCTTCCTTGGCGCCCCAGGGACAGCTATAGTTGGCTCCCTTCATGGCATCCGCGAGCCGGAACGATCGCCAGTCTTGCTGGCTTCGAATCGCTTGCCGGAGAATCTGGAGCTGCTGCGGCCGCTCAATCGCCGTCTCGGCGTTGACCTTCTTCAGCTGACCAAAATCGATGAGCACCGCCTTCTTGTCCTTCTTCGTCAACGCCTTGCCAGACTTCCTCTCTTCCTCCGCCAGTCGAGCGTCGTTGTCCTCCATCGCATGCTTCGCAGCCGCAATGAAATCGTCGAGCACCGACTTGACAAACGTGGGATCTCTCTCAGCCAGCTTCGCTTCCTGTATaatgtcgtcgccgcggtcGTCCATGGACCCGAACCGAAAGTAGGCCTTGATGAGATTCCGCTGCTCCTTGTCGTCCAGCGGGCGTTTGGGATCCGCCAGCAGCGCTCGTtgttcctcctcctcctgctcctgctccctCTGCCGCTTCTTGAGTCGGTCGGCCCGGTCATTTTCCTTCGTGCGGCTCTTGATCGTCGCCCTCCGTGGCGcgttctcggccgccagcttCGCGACATACTCCTCGTGCTTgcgcttctcctcctcggctttCATCTCCGCCACCTTGTCGGCGGGAATAATTTGGTCCCAGTCGAGGTTCATATCATCCACCTTGACATCGGTGATTTGCATGAAATTATCCCAATCAATACCACCGCTGCTGAGGTTGATCTTGTCGTCGACCTTGGTCTTCGTGACTTCGGCGTTTTCGAGAATCGAGTCGATATCCAGCTGCTCGAGCCGTTCCTGGTTGCCGCTCTGTTCGAACATCTTGGAGGACCGCATCTTCAGGACCATCTGGATGtcctcggacgacgacgggccgtcCGTCTTTAGGCCTTTCTTGTTCAGCTGCTCCTGAAACTCGGCCTGGCCGTCCTCGGTGACGCCCGCTTGAATGGTGAGGTACTCCAAGAGCAGCTTGTTTCGGGCTCGCTCCAGAACTTCTTCCTCGACCGTTTCCTTGGACACAAGACGATAGATGTTGACGGGCCGCTTCTGTCCGATCCGGTGGGCTCGAGCCATGGCCTGCAGATCGGCCTGGGGGTTCCAATCCGAGTCAAAGATGATGACGGTGTCGGCCGTCATGAGGTTGATGCCAAGTCCGCCGGCTCGTGTGGACAAAAGAAAGCAAAAGTCGTCGCTGTCTTCGGCATTGAAGTGATCGATGGCCATCCGACGCGGTCCAGCTGCGATGGTTCCATCCAACCGTTGGAATTTGTACCCTTTCAGGGACAGGTAATCGCCAAGGATATCCagcatcttcaccatctgGCTGAAGATGAGAACTCGGTGCCCGTCCTTCTTGAGCTTCGTCAGGAGCTGGTCGATCAGCATCATCTTGCCACTACTGGCAATCAATCCCTTGATCTGATCCTCGCGGCGAACGCTGCCGGCCAAGACacgctcctcggcgccagGGAACATGTAGGGGTGGTTGCTAATCTTCTTCAGCTCCATCATGATGTTGAGGAGCGAGTTCTTGTGGCCACCGCTGGCGTCGCACAGCGCCGCATAGTTCCTCGTCAATATGTTCTTGTAATAATCCAGCTGAACGTCGGAGAGCTCGACGCGAATAATTTTCTCCGTCTTTGGGGGCAAGTCGGACTCCACAGTCTCCTTCGTCCTTCGCAGGATGTATGGTGCAATGGCGGTGTGGAGATTTTGCAGCTTCTCTTGCGCATCGCCGGCGGAGAGAGAATCCAAGTCCTCGTCGATGTTCACCTTGCCAGGGTTCAGAAAGTTGAGCAGCGCCGAGAGTTCCGAGAGGTTGTTTTGGATCGGGGTACCCGTGATCAGGACCTTGCACGGGATGCCGAAGCCCAGCAATCGGCCGTACAGCTGAGATTCCTGGTTCTTGAGCCGATGCGCTTCGTCCACGGCGAGCGTTTGAAACTTTATTGTCGAGAGGAAAGCAAAGTCCTGCAGCACGAATTCGTACGAGGTCACGAGAACGTTGAACTTGGGTTTTCGGGGGTCGCCGCCAATTATGAGTTCGTTTTCGCGAATGAGCGTCCTTGATTCCTCGGGACCGAGATAGACGACGTAATTCAGATCGGGGGCCCAATTGTTGAAAGTATCGCACCAGGCGGGAATGACGCTGAGCGGCGCAACGACCAGTGTTGGACCTTCCTGATGACGTTGATTCCGAAGCCAGCTGATGAAGGAAACTGTCTGCACAGTTTTACCGAGGCCCATTTCGTCGGCGAGAATAACGTTGTTCCCACGAGTCCAGTTGAGGCAGAGAAAGTTTAGACCTTTTAGTTGAAACTCGCGAAGCTCACCTCCGACGATGTACTCGGGTTGCTTCTCCAGCATGGTCATCCTCGTGCGCGAATTCAAGTTGGCCTCGTGCCGGTCGGACTTCCACGATCGCGACGCTCTGTCCAAATACTGGTCAATCTTGTCTTGAAACTTGACGCTGATGTCCGTGGCCAGTTCCCAGGTGCATGCTTCGTAGGTAAGTCCCTTCCATTTCACGAAATACTCGTCGTCAAGGTCGCCGTTGCGGACGGCGACAACTCTCTCGACTTGCGTGTAGTCTGCGTAGGCATTCTCGTTTCGTTCACGGTCAAGGAAGAATTGCTCTTTCGCTTCTGGCGCGACATCCTCCCCGAAGCGTATGTCCAGCTCGTACTCGACCACCTTGCGGAAGTAGTTTTCGACTTTTCGAAATCCACGCATGCTGCGAAGCGAATCGATGGTTTCCCACGTGTCATGCATGTGCGACTTTCCTTCCCACTTGATAAAGTATTCGAAATCGTGCCGGCCCGAGTCGAATTGGATTTCCAGCCCATCCTTCAGTCGATGTCGAATGACCTTTTCAACGTACGGAGAGTCGTCAACGTAGTCGGCTACGTAGAAACCAGTCGTAGCCTCGGCATCTTCGTCATCATCGAAGTCGCTTTCTTCGTAGGCACCTTGCTGGACCTGCTGCGCGGCGCGACGGTTCGACCATCGCTTCTCGGCGAAGGCGAGTGTGGGCTGTGCTTCGCGCTGTAACCTAGCCTTCTTCAGCTGACTTTTAGCCCTCGCCCCACCATATGTGTCGGAATCCGAGTCGGAATCGTTGGTTGAAGGTTGCATGGCAGGAGTGCCTCGTTTTGAATCTGGCATGCGCGTCGCTCATTAGTCGAAGGACAGCATGTGCGAGATGGCTGTTTGGCGCATGGAACTCACGAGGCATTGACGGGTTCACGCGGCGACGTTTGGTCTGtcgccggctcgtcggcccaATATCAGAGTCGGAGTCACTCGATTCAACCTTGGAGTCTGGtcagcttcgtcgacggcatgcgCGTGGCGACGGCACAGGCGAGGCATGAACACACCAGTTTCACACGTTCCCTCGCTCGCGTCTACCCATTCGAATTAGCAGTCGATACCACAAGGCGGGCATGTTGCGGAGGAGGAACGTACACTGCGTCGAAGGCCATACAGCTCAGGGTTGGCTTTTATGAAgtcatcctcggcgaccGGTGACTTGCGTTTGGATGGGCGAGACgagtcggccgaggtcgCATCATCTTGGCCTCCGGCTTCCTCTGGCTCGTACACGACGCCATCCTGCACCTCGAAGTCGCCGTCATCGGACGCGTCGCCTTCACTGGTTCCATCGGATTCCGACATGTGGTCATCGTGGTGTAAGTGGTTTGAGGCGTCACCGTTGCGGTTTTCCGTGTCCGACGGGGAGGAGCGGTTCATAGGCGTGACTCGAGTGTCGGATAGATCGCTATCACTCAAGCCGCGCTCGGCAAAGGTGGTCGTATCCCCGGCATCATCGGGCGACAAGTGACCGTTGACCAGACCCCCCTCAGTAGGGGTGGACATCGTTGCGGCTTTGACGAGAGCTGCCTGCTAAACGAAACGAGTTAGCAAGGACGCTGTCGGGATTTGCAGTGCATTGATGGCTCCATTGCAGGACGGAAACTCCGGCGACACGTAAAATTATTTCTCAATGCTCCGTATCATGCCGGACGAGGGAGCAATTCCGGATATCGCATAGTTGTGACtcttggccgaggcgaggctgaTGAAGAAGGTGGTGGTTacggaggccaaggcgatgacgaggaggcaGGGCAGGACAAGACAGTATGTCCGTGTCATCGGCAACCGTCATTTCCTTCCAACCAGCACAGCTTGCAAGTCGTACAGGGGATCCATGACCCGGGGGTGCCATGGCGTGGCGGTTGAGGCGATGATGGATGATCCAAACGGCCACGGCAGGTGTCGATTGGCAGAGACGGCAGGGGAAGAGAACGGGAGCACGTACAAATCATTCGAAGACGGAACTCGAGCACCAAGTATGATCTAGGATGATCGACTACCTTGGCAGgtgcgaggtcgacgccgtaTCGTGTGGATGGTCGACGGGGGTTGAGGGTTTCGAGGGGACGTGGTGTGGAAATGGGCACAAAAATGGACTGGTGTAGAGAGAATACAGATAGGTAGAGGTAGGGAAGAAttggaggtggaggagggtCCGAAGGCACAGTGGGCCACAGCGCCTGGCCACAGCGGTGACAGGTACTACCGGGGGCACTTGTGTTGGTCCATAGGACCTGCAGGCACGCGGACCGTACTCACGTGACACGGAAGCAAACTATAAGTCACTGACACGGATGCAACGCTTACTTTGAATATGAGTAGCAAGTAAAGTAGTACCGtgcattgcatgtacatgtacagtgtaaGTGAGTGGTTGTATACTTACTACCCAGTGCCACCATGTAAGTACGCAAATCAAGGCGGTTGGACACCAAGATGGCTGGCAAACTGAATGAATCGAGAAGAATTCGTGTGCGCTTTGAATCACCATCCGCTCACGGTAATGACTACACTGCGTCCGACGCAATCGCTCAGTGCTAGTACATACGGCACTGTTATATGCACGTCTGCGTGTATGCGGTTGCATGTATCTCGCTATTAATTCCAGTACAATTGTAAGTATTATAAGTACAGctatattacggagtacttactccgtgctccgttcCGTACTGCACTTCAATATATGGTTCTGTACTCcgcatgcatgtgcaagtacaagtacaagcatggtaagtacttacatgtttATTCCATATGTAATACGTATCTATTAATAATTGACTCTTATTGAGATACTGTGCAAATACGCATTTTGAATACATGCATATACTGGATTCTTGCTGAAGGTACTTGTATTATGTTCTCCAGGATACCATGGATCtgatgtaggtgtaagtacttacggagtaagcaaATCGAATCTTTTAATTGTCGTGGTAATAGTAGAAATTCGCACACGAGTTACCTCAGCATGCCATCCGTCTGGTCTGCATCGTGTCTGGTGGGTGCATATTCCCGATCACATCTCAAGACAGGCAATCACCTCTCTCCCCAACCCACAGCTCACTGCTATCCTTCAGCACGCCTCGAGAGGATCGCAGGGGACCACTCCAGGAGTAATAAATAGCATCGGCAACGGGTTCAAAGCACGGGCTAAATCGCAAGCCAAGGACGTTGCAGGCACGAACTATACATTGTGGCCGACGTACGCTCTAGACGAGATCCGCTACGATTGCAGCCCGCCTCTTAACTACAGCTACGCAATCCAAGCAAGCATAAACCCTATCGGTCCCAACCTCCAGGAGCCCCAGAATGGAGTATAGCCCGACTAGGTATACATCTACTAGCCGGATAGAAAAGGATCTAGGGTGAAGGGAAAAGAAGGAGGACAAAGAAGCCAGAGTAACTACCAGCACAATAGACGGAGGCAACGAATCAAAGCAGGATATGATGTACAAATTATAGGAAAAGGCCACAACCTTTGCGACTAGAAACGGAGAAGATAATGGGACGGATCCCGACAAAACCTTCCACATGGAAGGCGATACAATATACCTGGCCTACAACGATATCCTCTTTGGCCCCGACGACGATAATGCGGCCAACGAGGTTCAAGTCCGATGCCCCTACTGCTACAAGATCTGGCCATCTCTAAAGGAGAAGGTCCAACACTAGATACCCCAACGTACGCGGGCCACGTCACTGGTGAGTCacgtctcgacgacgggcaaaAATGTAAAGATGGACTCGCAAGGTCTCGTTATGTGTGTATAggtgtatgtatgtatgtatatGAATGATGATGCATGTATGTGTTCTATCTCTCCTACCCTGCCTGGCCTACCCAGTCCGGCAAATGACGCTCTGGAGGCATCCACTGCTCTCACTACCAATCCAAGACGAATGCATACCTTTCCGCTCGAGGTAGCATGGACAGCAACGATGCCTAGTCTGCCAAGACTTGTCGCAGCATGACCAAAAAGTTATCGTTCAGCTTATGAACTTCGGAAACCGGCGGCTTCAACGGCTCCCCGGCCGACCGTCGGAGGCGATCCTGCTGCTTCGACCGTCTCCTCCTTTCCGCCTCTATGGGGTCCAGCTcgtcctccttctcggcctcctcctcggactcggagccgtcgtcgtacgTCATCTCCTGAAGATCTTGGCCGTCTAGGCCGAAATCGGACGAGCTGAAATTCATGCCCACGGCTCCCATGCCCAAGTGGCCTCCGGGCTGCCCTtcggccgccatcttctGGCGCGTCTTGTCGTTGTGCCACTTCTTTCGAGACTCCTGCCATGCGATGAGCGCGTTGATCTCCTCCGTGGCCGTCTGCTTCTCGAGAAGACCTGCGCTGATTCCGCCTTCGAACAGCGCGTTGACGTTGAGCGTCCCGTTTGTGGGACCCTTGCGAAGGAACTCGAGGATGCCTTCCAACCAGCCCATGAGCTGGGTGAAGAGTCCGTTGTCGTGGGTGTGGACCTCGTGAACAAACTTGTAAAAGTTGTGCTCGTGTCGCTGGCACAGGTCGATGAAGGCCTGGACAGTCTGGTTGGGATCCGCCGAGGCATCCTGCTCCCGACACTTGTCGACCACCTTTCGCATGTTAGCCAAGCGCCACGGACAAGGcaccgctcgtcggcgacggcccagTACGTACCTGGAtcatgtcgtcgatgaaTTCGGCAAAGTCGGTTACGCTGCTGTAAACGTTGGCCGACTTGTACACCCTCACCAGCGGCTCGTAGAAGATGGTGAAGAGATCGCGGAAGAGCTGGAGCGTGACGGGCTCCTCGATCAGGTGCAGCATCATCGTCTTGTCACGCTGTCTCGTGCACAGCTTCAGCAGCTGCTTCAGATACGAGAACAGCTGGGCGCCCTgcttgagctcctcgtcgatgttctcgacggcgttgTTGAAGGCGACGTAGGCGTTGAACAAGCGCTGTATCTGCTCGCCTGTCAATTCCGGCTCCAGCAGGTCCGAGCGCAGAATGGCGACTATGATGTCGACATGCTCGTCCTCGCTTTCCTCGCGGATCGTGTTCTTGACACGCTCCTCGGCGTTGGTGTATCGCTGGATCTTCTCGGCGAAGACGGGGTCTCCGATCTTGCTCGTCAGGACCTCGATGGATTTTTGGAAGCTCTTGATGCCGTCGTTCAGCGTCAGGGAGAAGATTCGCTGCATCAACGATCGAGTGCCGAACGGCTGGGCGAGGAAAATATCCAGAATGCCcgacatgacggcggccgggtTCGCGATGCGGATGACGTTTTTGATGACCGAGTAAGGGATGAGAGAATGGATTCGCCGGGCTTGGGCGAACAACTCGGGCGAgttgtcctcggcgaggaagagatGGTAGATGACGGCGGCAATTTCGATGCGCAGCCACTCGGCAAACTTGCGATACTGGATGCTGAGGTCCTCGATCGTCGCCTTCTCCTTGATCTCCTTGAAGAGCATGGTGAGTCCGTTTCGCTCGATGATGTCTCTTCGGAATCTGCGACACGTTAGCCGggaggcatcgtcgtcgatcgGGACCGAGGCAAGACGCACTGCTCCATGtactcgtcgaggtcggcggcacgCTTCCTGGCAATCTCATAAAACTGCTTCTGCTCCTCCATGcgcttctcgtcgacggcctttcGTCGAACGATGtcttcgacgtcgtcgtcggtcggggTGATGGGATTGCCTCCTAGGAAATCCTGCATCGCTTTCGTGTTGGCCACTTGCGGGTTGTGCAGCAGCGATCGAACCCAAGCGCGCAGGGAGATGCGCTGATTCTCACGCCAGAGAACGAAAGTCTGCGGGTAGGCGTCAGCATCGAGAGACGACGTTTCGAAGCTGCAGCGCGCGCGCACCTCGTCCTTGCTGGCACTCACGGGTTGGGCCGGGGGACTCGGACGATCATCGACCGACGGACGGGGAGACTTGGAGCGCACCGATCTTGCCGAAGCGGTGGATCCCGGCCTCCGATGGCTAATTTTCCCTACGATGCGTGAGCATggccggctgcggcggcgttCGCGACACGACCGGGGTCCGTACCTTCGGTGGGCgacagcagcgacggcgaggcggcgacggcctcttGGAAGCCCGTGCGGGTCGATACCGtggagacggacgacgcatccgagtcgtcgccgttgctgAAGGCCGTGAGGAttcccgacgccgtcgagctcgacttGTTCTTCCTCGGCAGCTGCGGCAAGACTCGCCCGGGAAGCTCCGTCTTCAAGTGCTTGTAGAGCTTGGAAAAGTCGCCGTACCTACGGCCGACGAAGTGTTCAAGCTCCCCCTTTCTCTTGATGCGGAGGAGGAACTCGGCGTGCTTGTGCTGGCGGATGTTTCTCCTGACCGAGGTGACGCGCACGCCGGCCACGTTGACGTCCCAGCCGTTGATGTAGTTGCCTTCGGGTATGGTATGCAGGACACCCGTGTCGATGGCGTTGCTGTCGACGATGTCGATCTCGGAGAAGCGGATGCGCTCCTCGAAGCCCGACGAGGTGCCGATGCCCGAGACCATCATCAGCTCCACGAGCTTCTGGGCCTTGATGGCGAGCTTGCGGCGCTTCGTCTCCTCGAGGCGgtcctcggacgaggagattTGCTTGCCGGCAAAAGATTCGAGAAactgggggagggggggggggggcgttCATCAGCGCGTGACCGCCAACGGAGCAAGGCCGGCGTGCAGCCGTCATGGCTTCGACGTACCACCTGCAGCTTATCTTGCCAAAACTCCTTCTCCCTCGCCTTGTCGAGGAAGGGAAAGTCCCGAACGTGGTTGACGAAGATGTAGCGGAGGACGGGCAGCTCCGACTCCTGCGGGGAGACCTCCCCATGCTCGGATCTGAAGGGTGCGCCGAAGCGTTGAAGTGCCGTCGGGGAGTTGAGCTCGTTGATTTCCCACTTGACCTGCAGGGACATCAACTCGCGCTTGAGGTCTACGTACGACAACGGTCAGCAGAGCTGGGTGCCACAAGcgtcggcacgagcacgacgcaCAATGCTCCTGTTTCCCCGTCAATGCGTtccgcggcgccggcacgagcaccgACTCGGGTGCCGGCACAgagttgctgctgctcgtgcgGATGggcaacgccgtcgtcgtcggcttgaCGCCCACCTCGGGcttctctcc encodes:
- a CDS encoding PX domain protein, giving the protein MSHQASSSVPSATMGHPPLPVAAAMADGSHPSTGGRPESRVAWTPVAASRSTPVAILNRSNGGFYGAILAAQPVPPHRDHTGRHRALYMYVELAQPAQAAGARRRVLRRPEGCVCACVRLCGDEAWASVPLFLLARSDAVPRARLSRLPRHIAPSKAFGFKGPPRLLALLFSPYQHCSRLLRLGLRPESPLQSDQQKTVISQRRTSRHSRRRRRHTSGENQMVVSYAMTSGEGEKPEVGVKPTTTALPIRTSSSNSVPAPESVLVPAPRNALTGKQEHYLKRELMSLQVKWEINELNSPTALQRFGAPFRSEHGEVSPQESELPVLRYIFVNHVRDFPFLDKAREKEFWQDKLQVFLESFAGKQISSSEDRLEETKRRKLAIKAQKLVELMMVSGIGTSSGFEERIRFSEIDIVDSNAIDTGVLHTIPEGNYINGWDVNVAGVRVTSVRRNIRQHKHAEFLLRIKRKGELEHFVGRRYGDFSKLYKHLKTELPGRVLPQLPRKNKSSSTASGILTAFSNGDDSDASSVSTVSTRTGFQEAVAASPSLLSPTEGKISHRRPGSTASARSVRSKSPRPSVDDRPSPPAQPVSASKDEVRARCSFETSSLDADAYPQTFVLWRENQRISLRAWVRSLLHNPQVANTKAMQDFLGGNPITPTDDDVEDIVRRKAVDEKRMEEQKQFYEIARKRAADLDEYMEQFRRDIIERNGLTMLFKEIKEKATIEDLSIQYRKFAEWLRIEIAAVIYHLFLAEDNSPELFAQARRIHSLIPYSVIKNVIRIANPAAVMSGILDIFLAQPFGTRSLMQRIFSLTLNDGIKSFQKSIEVLTSKIGDPVFAEKIQRYTNAEERVKNTIREESEDEHVDIIVAILRSDLLEPELTGEQIQRLFNAYVAFNNAVENIDEELKQGAQLFSYLKQLLKLCTRQRDKTMMLHLIEEPVTLQLFRDLFTIFYEPLVRVYKSANVYSSVTDFAEFIDDMIQVVDKCREQDASADPNQTVQAFIDLCQRHEHNFYKFVHEVHTHDNGLFTQLMGWLEGILEFLRKGPTNGTLNVNALFEGGISAGLLEKQTATEEINALIAWQESRKKWHNDKTRQKMAAEGQPGGHLGMGAVGMNFSSSDFGLDGQDLQEMTYDDGSESEEEAEKEDELDPIEAERRRRSKQQDRLRRSAGEPLKPPVSEVHKLNDNFLVMLRQVLAD